ATCATGGTGTTACCCGTTTTGGTATGTTTGACACCGAAATAGTTTTAGGTCAGATAGGTTTTGGTGAGAGTTCAATATATCCAAATTATTTTAATGGACCTGGTGGAAATTATGGGATGAGTCCAGCAGTTCCTGTCATTGGATGTCGTGATAGGAAATTGAAAAGTGGAGATCTTGTATTTATTGACGTTGGATGTGGTGTAGAAGGCTACAATACAGATAAAACAATGACATACATGTATGGCAAACCTTTACCAAAATATGTTTTAGAGATCCATAGTAAATGCGTTTCTATTCAAAATGAAATTGCAGAAATGTTAAAACCAGGTGCTATACCTTCAGAAATTTACAATACAATAATAAATTCTCTTGAAAAGGACTTTCTCCAAAACTTCATGGGGTTTAGAAATCGTAGAGTAAATTTCCTAGGTCATGGAATTGGATTATTAATAGATGAAACCCCTGTAATTGCAAGTGGTTTCAACGAACCTTTACAAAAAGGAATGGTATTGGCATTGGAACCTAAAAAGGGAATTAAAGATGTTGGAATGGTTGGAATTGAAAACACATTCATAGTCACTTCTAATGGTGGAGAATGTATTACAGGAAACAATCCGGGTTTAATTTCAGTTTTTTAGATTAATTAATAATTCACAAAATCTGTATTAAATATTCCAATTAATTAGATTTCCCTCTAATTTTTTAATATCTTTAAATAGGGACTTAATATCAACAACATAAATAATCAAAAACAATAAAAATATTTGTTAGAAATTTGAGGTTATTCAATGGTTAAAACTGCATTTAAAATAGCTTACATTGGGACCGATTTCTATGGGTTCCAGAGGCAGCCTGATCTACCCACAGTAGAAGGTGAACTTCTAAGGGGATTTAAAAAGGCCGGTGTTATGGATGATCCCCATAAATCAAATTATTCAATAGCAGGAAGGACAGATAGAGGAGTACATTCACTTGGCAATGTTATATCTCTCCATGCAGATTCAAATGCAACTATAAATCAAATCAACTATTATCTGCCAGCCAATATTCAAATTATTGGTAAAGCAGAAGTTCCACATGGATTTAAACCGAGGTTTGCAGAATACCGACATTACAAATATATATTCTTCACGGATCCATATAGTGAAAAAATTTTGAATTTAGAACTGATGAAAAATGCTGCAAAGATATTGGAGGGCACACACAATTTTCATAATTTTTCCAAGAGAAGTGAAAGATCCCCAATAAGAAATGTTAAAGAGTTAAATGTTAACCAAATTGGGCAATTAATAGTTATAGATGTAATTGGAGAAAGTTTCCTCTGGAATATGGTCCGTAAAATGGTACAAGTAATAACCATGGTAGGAAATGGAAAAATGGAAGACAATGAAATAAATCTCTTGTTAAATCCAGATAATCATGCCCCAATTACCCCAGTACCTCCTGAAGGTCTGATACTGATGGATATTAAGTACAAGGACATAGACTTTACATACGATAAATATGCAAGAAATAACTTCTTTAAAACACTTAAGGAAGAATATATTCATAGAAGGACAATTGCTGCAGCTGAAGAAGAGATGATGAAGGTTTTAAAAGCCCCGTAGAAATCCCAGATAACCATAAATATTATGTGCACAATAGATCCCCATAGTCATCCAATGGAGGAAATCACCTGGTATATAGGAATGATAGTTCATATGGTATGAAAGATTCAGATTTATTTTTGAAAATCGAAGGATCCCATAGGGCAGTTATAGTAGGATATGATCCTGGACTGACAGTTGGGATAGCCATACTAGACCTTAAAGGAAATTTAATTTCACTTGCTAGTTTTAAAGAGATCAGAAGGTCAGAAATAGTTAGTCACATTATAAACTATGGAAGGGCTGTTTTAATAGCTACTGATGTTTTTCCAGCACCAAAAAATGTCAAAAAAATTGCATCTACGTTAAATTCTAAAATATGGTCTCCTTATAGAAGTATGTCTGTAGAATCGAAAATCTACATTGTTGATTCTTATTTACAAAGTATTTTCACCGATAAAAACTCATTTAACTTACCTCAAAATGCACATGAGAGGGATGCACTTGCGGCAGCAGTAAAAACCTACAGAGATTATCTTAAAAAATTTCAACAGATAGAGAAACGTGCGGAAAAGACGGATTTATCTTATAATGAAATTGATAGTGTCAAAACAATGGTAATAAATGGTACCTCAATTAGCACGGCTATAGATCAGATAGTTATTGATGGAGAAATTAAAAAAAATGATTCAAATAAATTAAATAAAGAATCAAAAGATATAATAACTTATGGAAACTCTGAATCTGAGAGGGATATCCAGTTAGATGAAGGAAAATTAGATGGAAAGCTTTCAAATGATCCAAACAGGATAATTAATTCGAATCTAAATGATAATGCTTCGATTTCTAAATTGAATAATAAATTAAAATCTCAACAGAAATATATCAAAAATTTAAAGTTGAAAAATACCCTACTTGAAGATGAAATTATTGAGAATCAATCTGAAATCTCAAAACTCCGATCAAAAATCAACAAACTCCACAGGGAATATACAAAAAAAATTCTACAGAAGAAAGAACTATCATCAAAAATAGCTATGATAAAAAGACTCCAAGAACAGAATTCTAATGAAAAAGCCAAAAGAATCGAACTTGAGAAAAAATTGGAATCAAGAAAAGATATTAGTGCACTGGAACTATCTGAAAATGTAGTACCTGTGAAGATCATAGAATCTTTTACTAAGGAGGGGATAAGAGAAGCTTTTGATCGTTGGAAAATTAAAAGGGATGATGTTGTCCTGCTTAAAAATTCGGAAGGCGGCGGATCACAAACTGCTTTGATGATTGTGCAGCTTGATGTTAAAGCAGTTATAACAATGGATAAAATTTCTGATCCTGCAGAAAATATATTCAAAAAAAATTTGATTCCATTGATTCCAGCTAGTGATCTTAAAATCAATTCCATGAATGGATTTGCTACAATAAATTCTAAATCCCTAAAAAGGGAGATAGATAAATGGAACGAAAATGTAAGGGACCAGAGGAAAACTGAGGATGAAAAAAAATTAATGAATCTTGTTGAGGAGTATCGGGCCCAGAGAAGGAGATCATCTGATCAATAATTTGAATTTAAAATAAATTTAAAAGATAGAATACTAATATTATTAATATTAAAAAAATCAACATCCAAATAGAATTAACTAGATTTAAAATAATAAGGATTATCAAATATGAAAATTGTTACTATAGTAGGCACCAGACCTGAAATAATTAAAATGGCTCCAGTATTGGCTCAAATGGAAAAGAATAATATTGATAATATTTTAATCAATACAGGGCAACACTACGATTATGAGATGTCGCAACAATTTTTTTTAGATTTAGAACTCAAGAAACCAGAATACAATATTGAAGTTGGTTCAAATTCTCATGGTAAACAAACTGCTGCAATGATTGAAAAAATTGAAGATATTTTAGAGATTGAAAAACCAGATATAGTACTTGTTCAAGGAGATACCAATGCAGTGCTTGCAGGTGCCATTACAGCATCCAAGATGCATATACCAGTAGGCCATGTGGAAGCAGGGTTAAGATCATATGATAAAACCATGCCTGAAGAGATAAACAGACAGATAGCAGATGTTTGTTCAGCAATGTTCTTTGTACCAACAGAAGAATCAGCTATCAACTTGCTATTTGAAAATATTGATCCACATAAAATTTTCATTACAGGAAATACAATAGTTGATGCTTGTATTAGACATCTGAAAATTGCTGAAAGAAAATCTAACATACTATCCAAACTGGGAATAACAGGAGATTTATTAACTCTTACAATGCACAGAGCAGAGAATGTGGATGATCCAGAAAGACTCAAAAATATTGTAGATGCACTTTTGCATTTAAAAAACATTACAGTGATTTTCCCTGTACATCCAAGAACTTTAAAGAATCTAAAAAAATTTAGATTATACAACAAACTCGAAAGTGTTTCCCATATCAAACTCATTAAACCCATCGGATACTTGGACTTTCTGTTACTTCTCTCAAAGTCCAAAATAGTAATAACAGACTCTGGAGGATTACAGGAAGAGGCTATAACACTCAATGTGCCATGTATAACCTTAAGATACAATACTGAGCGTCCAGAAACAGTAACGGCTGGCGGGAACATATTAGTTGGTGCAGAAAAAGAAAAAATATTGGATGCATTCAATAAAATATGTAATGACCTTGGAATCTACAATAAAATGAAGAATGCTAAAAACCCATTTGGTGACGGTAACTCTTCGGATAATATTTTAAAATCAATATTAGTTGCTAAAAAATCAGATAAATTAAAAATTAGTATTCCAGAAAAAATAGTAGATTATGATGGTAGGGAACTTTTAAAGATTGATAACGACATATCTGTATCTCAATATGAAGAAAATAATCCTGGTTCAAAAATTTGTATGGTATTTGCAGATAATAATCCAGGATTTCCTCATTCTGAACTCAATTTGAAAAATAAAGTAATAATTGTAAACAAATTCAGGATTGAATGATAATTAATTGTTTATTTGCAATTAACCAAAATATTTATATACAAAAGTTTATCTTATTCCTATCCCAATGAAGAACAAAAGAATAAATGGAAATTTAATTATCTTTATTGGAGAATGAATCAATGAAAATACTTGTTTTTGAATTTGCCACATTAAACAAACTAGAAGATTCATCCATTACAGCTGAAGGCAGTGCAATGCTTCAAGCGCTTCTCGAAGATCTTGATGAATTTAAAACATATAACCTGATTCCAAATGGATCTGAAGCCATTAAATCCTTCAAATCCAAGTCAATCTCTATTACTGGAGATTTAAAGGACTGGATTCGTAGTAATATTAAACAATTCGATGCATGTATACCAATAGCACCTGAAGAAAATAATTTACTTTACGATCTCACACGAATCATTGAAGAACAGGATGTTGAAGTTATTGGTTCCAAGTCAGATGCTGTTAAGAAAACAACGAATAAATGTGATACGTACAATGCATTGAAGAATAAAGTTTCCATCATAAAAACTGAAAAGGTTTACTTCGAGGACAGCATTAAAAAATTCAAAGAACAAATAGATAAATTCAATACAGGTTCAGATAAACAATCTAAAGTATTAAAACCAGCTGATGGTGTTTCATGTTCTGGTGTAAATGTTATAAATTCCTTCAATGAATTTATAGCAGCAAAAGATCAAATAAAGATGCACACTCAACTTCCCTATTTTATTTTGCAGGATTATATCTCCGGAGTTAATGTAAGCGTCAGTTTGTTAAGTAATGGTGAAACTGCTATTCCGTTGAGCTTAAATCTTCAGGATGTAAGTTTGGAATCTGGTGAAATTAAATACCATGGTGGAAAGGTACCTTTTGAACATAGGCTATCAGATATTGTCATGGAAACTGCAAAAAATGCAGTTGAATCGATTGATGGTCTTAGAGGTTATGTTGGTGTCGACATGATACTTGATGATGAAAAGAATAATGTATATGTTGTTGAGATTAACTCTAGAGTTACAACTCCATATGTTGCACTTAGAAAGTTATTAAACTTCAACTTAGGTGAGGCTATAATAAATTCTGTTCATGGAGAACTTCCTACTGAAATTGAGTTAAATGGACAAGTACACTTTTATAAGGAGGGTAAAACCCTCAGGGTTAGTGTTTTAAAATGAAAATTGCAGGATTTGATATTGGAGGGGCAAATACCGATATTGCCATTGTTGATTTTGATGAATCTGGTAATATTATCTCCATAGAAACAGATTTTATGTATTTACCAATGTGGATGAAGAAGGACGAGCTAAAAGAAGCTTTGGATGATCTCATAGGGGACAATGAAATTAATGCAGTTGGAGTATCCATGACAGCTGAACTAGTTGATGCATACAAAACAAAAAAAGAAGGAGTTCTGGATATTGCACAGAAATCAGTTGATACATTCAATGTTCCAGTTGGTTTTGTAGGACTCAACGGAATAATAGAAATGTCAAATGTTATTAAAGATCCAATGAAAGTTGCAGCAGCCAACTGGATTGCAACAGCAACTCTTGCAGCTAAAATTGATCCAGACTGTATATTAATAGATACTGGAAGTACCACAACAGATATAATACCAATTAAACACGGTCAAGAACATGCAACGGGAAGATCGGATCTGGAAAGACTGAAAACTGGGGAACTGGTTTATAGCGGAACTTTACGAACAAATGTAGCTGCTCTGGTTGAAAAAGTCCCCCTTGATGGAACAATGATAAGGGTGGCATCTGAACTATTTGCAATAACTGCAGATGTCCAAATGGTACTTGGAAATATTACTGAATATGAATATTCGTGCAGTACCATGGATGGAGCCGGAAAATCCATTAAAGAGTCTATGCGAAGAATTTCAAGAGTTGTGTGTGGTGATTTAGATATCCTGAAATTCGATGAAATAATGGCTATTGCTGAATATATATACTCTGTACAGATTAATAGGATTTCTGAAGCATTATTGGAAGTATCAAAACAAAATAACCTTTCAAATGTTGTAACAACAGGTCTTGGAATGGATATTATCGGGGCGAAGGCATGTGAAAAAGCAGGGCTCAAACACACTGGAATGGATAAAATACTAAAAAAGGAAGATTGTGTAGTTGCCCCGGCAGTGGGAACCGCAATATTAATGGAACAGTATATAAACAAAGCATAATCCAATTACAATTCAAATTTTACATGAAACGATTAAAATGAATCTTAAAAAAAGATATTTTCTGGTAATAATACTCTTATTAATTGTTGGAGTTATTATATTTGTTAATTTAAGTTCACATTCCTCGATTGGTTCAGATAGTAAAGGTTATGTAACTAAGGATGTTTACTCGCATTATGGTCAATCTAATACTAAAATTGCAGTGATAACAGGTATGCATCCACGAGAGACATTATCATCCACTGTAGTTCCATATGTTATTAAGTTCTATGCATTAACCCACAATGTGGAGATCACCAACTACCAAGTTGCTGTACAGGATAATCCTACAGATTTTGATATTGGACGTGCAAATGGCCAAGCTTTAGTTGCAAAGTACATTACACCGGACATTAAGCAATCCAATGAAAGTCTAGTAATCATATGTCATGACCATGAACAGGGATATGGTGATGGATTTTACATTGCAACTCCTAGTATGGATTCTAAATCTGTTACCTTTGGAACTGCAGTTCACTCATTGCTGACAAATTTCAACTACTACCAAAGATCAACAGATGAAAAGGCTCAAAGTTCATCAATAAATCAGGTTGATATACCGATAGCATCTACAGGAGCGGGAGTTTTTGTATATGAAATTCCTGAATGGTATGGTTATTGGGACGCATTTTGGAATACATACTCCCTTTTAGACACATCTGTAAAGGTAATTCAGAGCAAATAATATTTGCAATTGATTTGCTTTTATTATTTTGAATCAAAAAAAGGAAAAAAATAAAGTTAATAAAAATATATTACCCGACAATTCTTTTTAAAATAATAAATATTATAATAATATTCATTTATTCAATTGAAAATTGAAAGTATGTGGTTATTTGAGAACAACTCGTTATAATTTTTATTATAATTAAAATCATTATAAGAATTTAATAATTTTTATCAATATTTTTATCAGTACCATACATTTTTCAAGCCCAAAAGATAGGCAATTATGTTAGCTCCAAGATGTAAAAATACACTGATCACCAATATAATAACAATCATTTCAAATGGTATAGGTATTATTAAGGATGCAAATACTAATGCTCCTACAACAAAGTCGAGTTGGTCTAAAATTGGGGCCGGTTTCCCTCTTTGAAGTTTTAAACGTCGTTTAATGAAACTTCCACAAGCATCACCTATTAACGCTCCTCCACCAAGACAAAGTCCTAATAAAATTCCTTGTATTACATTTCCAGTTATTATCCCTTGAATAAGTCCTACAGTGGTTCCAATTAATGTTCCAATTAATGTTCCTCTCCATGTTACTCCATCACCAAGTATTCTTCGACCGTCACGAAATTCATGATTAAAATCCAGCGGTTTTCCACCGCCAAATGCTAAAGCTGTAACGTTGGCAAGGTACGCTGGTAACATAAAGTATATAGCATATGCTGATAAATTTATTACACTGACTACACTTGAGTCCATAGTTTACCTCCAATTTAAAACAAGATAATAATTATGTTAGCTACTAAATAACGTTATGGGTGAGATAATGGTTATAAAAAATACCAAGAGTCTGTGTCCAGAATGTCTTACAGTATTAGATGCTGAAGTATATGAGGACAACGACAAAATAATGATAAAGAAAACGTGCAAAGAGCACGGTGAATTTAATAATACATACTGGAGCAGTTCAGATATTTATAAAAAAGCAAAAAAATATGGAAAAGTCGGTATGGGGATTGAAAATCCTCAGACAATTGCTGATTCTGAATGCCCTCAAAACTGTGGGTTATGTGACGAACACGAGAGTCACACTGTTCTAGGATTGATTGATGTTACCAATCGATGTAACTTGAAGTGCCCAGTTTGTTTTGCAAATGCAGCTGTTTCAAAAACATTATATGAGCCGTCTTATGAAGAAATAAGAACAATGCTTCAAAATTTAAGGAATAACAAACCAGTTCAAACTCCTGCAATTCAATATGCTGGTGGTGAGCCGACAGTTCGTAAAGACATTGTAGAATTAATAAAACTTGCTAAGGAAGAAGGATTTAGGCACACACAAATAGCCACAAATGGTATGAGACTTGCCAGACTTCCTTCACTTGCAGTAGATCTTAAGGAAGCAGGATTAAATACGGTTTACCTTCAATTTGATGGAATAACAGAGGAACCCTACCTCAAATTAAGAAATAGAAATATGTTAGATATCAAGCTTACAGCAATTGAAAACTGTCGTAAAGCCAATCTGGGAATCGTATTAGTGCCAACAATTTTGAAAGGCGTTAATCACGACCAAATTGGGGATATACTTCGTTTTGCAGCTAAGAATATCGATATTGTTAGGGGTGTAAACTTCCAGCCAGTATCATTTGCAGGTAGAACCCCAGCAGAAGAGGTTGAAGCTCAACGTGTAACAGTACCTGACTTTGAGAGAATGGTGGAAGAACAAACAGATGCTCAGATAAAAGTAGAAGACTTTTATCCTGCAAGCTGTGTTACACCGGTTTCAGAGTTTATTGAGGCTATAGATGGGAAGGATGCTCAGGTTACATTTACTTGCCATCCACACTGTGGTACTGCTACCTATGTTTTTGTTGATGATAGTGGAATGATTCCAATTACTCAGTTTATTGATGTTGATAGGTTTTTTAATCTTTTAA
This sequence is a window from Methanobacterium sp. SMA-27. Protein-coding genes within it:
- a CDS encoding Xaa-Pro peptidase family protein, which encodes MIKTPVKELENRMERFRTLMDEFNPEWEIAVIFSKINLYYFTGTMQDGMLIIPRNKEATFWVRRSYERALNESLFQKIESMNSFRDAVKSFQSLPDTVHLETEVVPLAFYKRFQKHFPFNNFKPLDNVISTVRAIKSEYELAFMRKAGQIHQHVLEDMVPEMLKEKMSETDLAAELFRVMINEGHHGVTRFGMFDTEIVLGQIGFGESSIYPNYFNGPGGNYGMSPAVPVIGCRDRKLKSGDLVFIDVGCGVEGYNTDKTMTYMYGKPLPKYVLEIHSKCVSIQNEIAEMLKPGAIPSEIYNTIINSLEKDFLQNFMGFRNRRVNFLGHGIGLLIDETPVIASGFNEPLQKGMVLALEPKKGIKDVGMVGIENTFIVTSNGGECITGNNPGLISVF
- the truA gene encoding tRNA pseudouridine(38-40) synthase TruA, with protein sequence MVKTAFKIAYIGTDFYGFQRQPDLPTVEGELLRGFKKAGVMDDPHKSNYSIAGRTDRGVHSLGNVISLHADSNATINQINYYLPANIQIIGKAEVPHGFKPRFAEYRHYKYIFFTDPYSEKILNLELMKNAAKILEGTHNFHNFSKRSERSPIRNVKELNVNQIGQLIVIDVIGESFLWNMVRKMVQVITMVGNGKMEDNEINLLLNPDNHAPITPVPPEGLILMDIKYKDIDFTYDKYARNNFFKTLKEEYIHRRTIAAAEEEMMKVLKAP
- a CDS encoding DUF460 domain-containing protein, which gives rise to MKDSDLFLKIEGSHRAVIVGYDPGLTVGIAILDLKGNLISLASFKEIRRSEIVSHIINYGRAVLIATDVFPAPKNVKKIASTLNSKIWSPYRSMSVESKIYIVDSYLQSIFTDKNSFNLPQNAHERDALAAAVKTYRDYLKKFQQIEKRAEKTDLSYNEIDSVKTMVINGTSISTAIDQIVIDGEIKKNDSNKLNKESKDIITYGNSESERDIQLDEGKLDGKLSNDPNRIINSNLNDNASISKLNNKLKSQQKYIKNLKLKNTLLEDEIIENQSEISKLRSKINKLHREYTKKILQKKELSSKIAMIKRLQEQNSNEKAKRIELEKKLESRKDISALELSENVVPVKIIESFTKEGIREAFDRWKIKRDDVVLLKNSEGGGSQTALMIVQLDVKAVITMDKISDPAENIFKKNLIPLIPASDLKINSMNGFATINSKSLKREIDKWNENVRDQRKTEDEKKLMNLVEEYRAQRRRSSDQ
- the wecB gene encoding non-hydrolyzing UDP-N-acetylglucosamine 2-epimerase codes for the protein MKIVTIVGTRPEIIKMAPVLAQMEKNNIDNILINTGQHYDYEMSQQFFLDLELKKPEYNIEVGSNSHGKQTAAMIEKIEDILEIEKPDIVLVQGDTNAVLAGAITASKMHIPVGHVEAGLRSYDKTMPEEINRQIADVCSAMFFVPTEESAINLLFENIDPHKIFITGNTIVDACIRHLKIAERKSNILSKLGITGDLLTLTMHRAENVDDPERLKNIVDALLHLKNITVIFPVHPRTLKNLKKFRLYNKLESVSHIKLIKPIGYLDFLLLLSKSKIVITDSGGLQEEAITLNVPCITLRYNTERPETVTAGGNILVGAEKEKILDAFNKICNDLGIYNKMKNAKNPFGDGNSSDNILKSILVAKKSDKLKISIPEKIVDYDGRELLKIDNDISVSQYEENNPGSKICMVFADNNPGFPHSELNLKNKVIIVNKFRIE
- a CDS encoding ATP-grasp domain-containing protein; this translates as MKILVFEFATLNKLEDSSITAEGSAMLQALLEDLDEFKTYNLIPNGSEAIKSFKSKSISITGDLKDWIRSNIKQFDACIPIAPEENNLLYDLTRIIEEQDVEVIGSKSDAVKKTTNKCDTYNALKNKVSIIKTEKVYFEDSIKKFKEQIDKFNTGSDKQSKVLKPADGVSCSGVNVINSFNEFIAAKDQIKMHTQLPYFILQDYISGVNVSVSLLSNGETAIPLSLNLQDVSLESGEIKYHGGKVPFEHRLSDIVMETAKNAVESIDGLRGYVGVDMILDDEKNNVYVVEINSRVTTPYVALRKLLNFNLGEAIINSVHGELPTEIELNGQVHFYKEGKTLRVSVLK
- a CDS encoding hydantoinase/oxoprolinase family protein gives rise to the protein MKIAGFDIGGANTDIAIVDFDESGNIISIETDFMYLPMWMKKDELKEALDDLIGDNEINAVGVSMTAELVDAYKTKKEGVLDIAQKSVDTFNVPVGFVGLNGIIEMSNVIKDPMKVAAANWIATATLAAKIDPDCILIDTGSTTTDIIPIKHGQEHATGRSDLERLKTGELVYSGTLRTNVAALVEKVPLDGTMIRVASELFAITADVQMVLGNITEYEYSCSTMDGAGKSIKESMRRISRVVCGDLDILKFDEIMAIAEYIYSVQINRISEALLEVSKQNNLSNVVTTGLGMDIIGAKACEKAGLKHTGMDKILKKEDCVVAPAVGTAILMEQYINKA
- a CDS encoding CDP-2,3-bis-(O-geranylgeranyl)-sn-glycerol synthase, which codes for MDSSVVSVINLSAYAIYFMLPAYLANVTALAFGGGKPLDFNHEFRDGRRILGDGVTWRGTLIGTLIGTTVGLIQGIITGNVIQGILLGLCLGGGALIGDACGSFIKRRLKLQRGKPAPILDQLDFVVGALVFASLIIPIPFEMIVIILVISVFLHLGANIIAYLLGLKNVWY
- the tes gene encoding tetraether lipid synthase Tes; the protein is MVIKNTKSLCPECLTVLDAEVYEDNDKIMIKKTCKEHGEFNNTYWSSSDIYKKAKKYGKVGMGIENPQTIADSECPQNCGLCDEHESHTVLGLIDVTNRCNLKCPVCFANAAVSKTLYEPSYEEIRTMLQNLRNNKPVQTPAIQYAGGEPTVRKDIVELIKLAKEEGFRHTQIATNGMRLARLPSLAVDLKEAGLNTVYLQFDGITEEPYLKLRNRNMLDIKLTAIENCRKANLGIVLVPTILKGVNHDQIGDILRFAAKNIDIVRGVNFQPVSFAGRTPAEEVEAQRVTVPDFERMVEEQTDAQIKVEDFYPASCVTPVSEFIEAIDGKDAQVTFTCHPHCGTATYVFVDDSGMIPITQFIDVDRFFNLLSNSTENMEEGGLVAKAKIVARATVALPKTVDMSKSPDSIDLRSILTAVFRDRSYKSLGDFHHKTLLVSCMHFMDPFNFDQDRVRRCVIHYAVPDGRIIPFCSMNAIYRKDIEKKFSKPFKPVSK